The proteins below are encoded in one region of Microbispora sp. NBC_01189:
- a CDS encoding ATP-binding protein: MTRRAVSPVFVGRDAELETLAEAYDQARKQATAAVLIGGEAGVGKTRLAGRFAEEAAEDGAHVLVGGCVELSAEGLAYAPFTAALRQLVRESGAAEVTALLPDGAGRDLARLLPEFGEPTGDGETESARARLFELILTLLERLAERRPVVLIIEDVHWADRSSRDLIAFLSRNLRTAPVLMVMTYRSDELHRTHPLRPVLAELGRVDGVARLDLPRFTQDEVAAQMAGILGVTPAFARVDRVFERSGGIPLFVEALLDCGEECSFPDSLHDLIIGSVERLPEESQRVLRVAAAGGVRVGHALLAAVSGLSDVDLEDALRPAIAANVLQVADGGAYAFRHALIREAVHDELLPGEHARMHARYAEEIDRDRTLVPPGRAAIEIAHHWYSARDDRWALISAWEAAEKAAKSFAYTEQIQLLERVLTLWDKVPGAAGHIGQDHCTVLERASEAAYVSGDMEQSLKYVRGALAELDERTAPERVAELLVRMANVKSQKAKPGSLDDLRRAEGLVPLPGDTRTLVLTRLGTVLMCSDQVVEGTAVTQEALRTAREKGHEVQEADLLINLALGHSINGDLETTFALNERALAMGTRLDSPRIILRALGNNVDALDNLGRSDEAVQLALEGEKLSRRYGRFRHQGVFIANNRAEALESLGRWDEAIEVIDRAMTMGPTLRTRWHMLRVRADIAISRGEEDLAQDVLSEVGVFSPRREEQTQEWTHNTRLALAFHLMRGEPLKALDLLEAALGNPPLSRKAMLAGRLLASIRYVCDAAAPVAPERVAKVRAHGDRLAENLGGGPVNEAFGLVYRGEFDAAAQAWRRLGRPYVQAKALLLAAADAAAHGDREGASARLHEASPLATALRATPLVAQIETLARRVGSPLSRSPLPDPTPSAASPSRSGRQADLTPRELEVLRLVAAGRSNRDIAAELFISAKTVSVHVSNILPKLGVSTRGEAAAAAHRLSLLD; encoded by the coding sequence ATGACACGCCGGGCGGTTAGCCCCGTCTTCGTGGGGCGGGACGCGGAGCTGGAGACCCTCGCCGAGGCCTACGACCAGGCCCGCAAGCAGGCCACCGCGGCGGTGTTGATCGGCGGCGAGGCAGGGGTGGGGAAGACCCGCCTCGCCGGCCGGTTCGCGGAGGAGGCCGCGGAGGACGGCGCCCACGTGCTCGTCGGGGGCTGCGTGGAGCTGTCCGCCGAGGGTCTCGCGTACGCCCCGTTCACCGCCGCGCTGCGCCAGCTGGTCAGGGAGTCCGGAGCCGCCGAGGTCACCGCGCTGCTGCCCGACGGCGCCGGCCGGGACCTGGCCAGACTGCTGCCCGAGTTCGGCGAGCCGACCGGCGACGGGGAGACGGAGTCGGCCCGCGCCCGGCTGTTCGAGCTGATCCTCACGCTGCTGGAACGGCTCGCCGAGCGGCGGCCGGTCGTCCTCATCATCGAGGACGTCCACTGGGCCGACCGCTCCAGCCGCGACCTGATCGCCTTCCTCAGCCGCAACCTGCGGACGGCCCCCGTCCTGATGGTCATGACGTACCGGTCGGACGAGCTGCACCGCACCCATCCCCTGCGGCCCGTGCTGGCCGAGCTGGGCCGGGTCGACGGGGTGGCGCGGCTGGACCTGCCGCGCTTCACCCAGGACGAGGTCGCCGCGCAGATGGCCGGGATCCTCGGCGTCACCCCCGCGTTCGCCAGGGTCGACCGGGTCTTCGAGCGCAGCGGCGGCATCCCGCTGTTCGTGGAGGCGCTGCTCGACTGCGGCGAGGAGTGCTCCTTCCCCGACTCGCTGCACGACCTCATCATCGGGTCGGTGGAGCGCCTGCCCGAGGAGAGCCAGCGGGTGCTCCGCGTCGCCGCCGCCGGGGGCGTCCGGGTGGGGCACGCCCTGCTCGCGGCGGTGAGCGGGCTGTCGGACGTGGACCTGGAGGACGCGCTGCGGCCGGCCATCGCCGCCAACGTGCTGCAGGTCGCCGACGGCGGGGCGTACGCCTTCCGGCACGCCCTGATCCGCGAGGCGGTCCACGACGAGTTGCTGCCGGGCGAGCACGCCCGGATGCACGCGCGGTACGCCGAGGAGATCGACCGCGACCGCACGCTGGTGCCCCCGGGGCGGGCGGCCATCGAGATCGCCCACCACTGGTACTCCGCCCGCGACGACCGGTGGGCGCTGATCTCCGCCTGGGAGGCGGCGGAGAAGGCGGCCAAGTCGTTCGCCTACACCGAGCAGATCCAGCTGCTCGAACGCGTGCTGACGCTGTGGGACAAGGTGCCCGGCGCCGCCGGCCACATCGGCCAGGACCACTGCACGGTGCTCGAACGGGCCTCGGAGGCGGCGTACGTCAGCGGCGACATGGAGCAGAGCCTGAAGTACGTGCGCGGCGCGCTCGCCGAGCTGGACGAGCGGACCGCCCCGGAGCGGGTGGCCGAGCTGCTGGTCCGCATGGCGAACGTCAAGTCGCAGAAGGCCAAGCCCGGCAGCCTGGACGACCTGCGCCGCGCCGAGGGCCTGGTGCCGCTGCCCGGAGACACCCGCACGCTCGTGCTGACCCGGCTCGGCACGGTACTGATGTGCTCCGACCAGGTCGTCGAGGGCACGGCGGTCACGCAGGAGGCGCTGCGCACGGCCCGTGAGAAGGGGCACGAGGTGCAGGAGGCCGACCTGCTGATCAATCTCGCGCTCGGCCACTCCATCAACGGCGACCTGGAGACCACGTTCGCGCTCAACGAGCGGGCGCTGGCGATGGGCACCCGCCTGGACTCACCCCGGATCATCCTGCGCGCCCTCGGCAACAACGTCGACGCCCTCGACAACCTCGGCCGCTCGGACGAGGCGGTGCAGCTCGCCCTGGAGGGGGAGAAGCTCTCCCGCCGGTACGGCAGGTTCCGCCACCAGGGGGTGTTCATCGCCAACAACCGGGCGGAGGCGCTGGAGTCGCTCGGCCGGTGGGACGAGGCCATCGAGGTCATCGACCGGGCCATGACCATGGGGCCCACCCTGCGCACCCGCTGGCACATGCTGCGCGTCCGGGCGGACATCGCGATCAGCCGGGGCGAGGAGGACCTGGCGCAGGACGTCCTCTCCGAGGTCGGCGTCTTCTCCCCGCGCCGCGAGGAGCAGACGCAGGAGTGGACGCACAACACCCGCCTGGCGCTCGCCTTCCACCTGATGCGCGGCGAGCCGCTCAAGGCGCTGGACCTCCTGGAGGCCGCGCTCGGCAACCCGCCGCTGTCGCGCAAGGCGATGCTGGCCGGGCGGCTGCTCGCGTCGATCCGGTACGTCTGCGACGCCGCCGCGCCGGTCGCGCCCGAGCGGGTGGCGAAGGTGCGGGCGCACGGCGACCGTCTGGCGGAGAACCTGGGCGGCGGACCGGTGAACGAGGCGTTCGGCCTGGTCTACCGGGGAGAGTTCGACGCGGCGGCGCAGGCGTGGCGGCGGCTGGGCCGCCCGTACGTCCAGGCCAAGGCGCTGCTGCTCGCGGCGGCCGACGCCGCCGCGCACGGCGACCGCGAGGGGGCCTCCGCGCGGCTGCACGAGGCCTCCCCGCTCGCCACCGCGCTCCGCGCGACCCCGCTGGTCGCCCAGATCGAGACGCTGGCCCGCCGCGTCGGGTCGCCGCTCTCCAGGAGCCCGCTGCCGGATCCCACGCCGTCTGCCGCCTCGCCGTCCAGATCCGGACGGCAGGCCGACCTGACCCCCCGTGAGCTGGAGGTGCTCCGCCTGGTGGCGGCCGGGCGGAGCAACCGCGACATCGCGGCGGAGCTGTTCATCTCGGCCAAGACCGTCAGCGTCCACGTGTCGAACATCCTGCCGAAGCTCGGCGTGTCGACCCGGGGCGAGGCCGCCGCCGCGGCCCACCGCCTGTCTCTCCTGGACTAA
- the deoC gene encoding deoxyribose-phosphate aldolase encodes MTTPLAEVASSNSTLRAFLHGLPGVDRVGADARAAMLGTRSIKTTAKKQAVDMAIGMVDLTTLEGADTPGKIRAMCAKAVRPDPGDASVPPVAAVCVYPDLVATAVSALAGSGVKVASVATSFPSGRSSLEVKVADTSLAVAAGASEIDMVIDRGAFLAGDYLKVYEEIVAIKEACGDSHLKVILETGELATYDNVRRASWLAMIAGADFIKTSTGKVSPAATLPVTLVMLEAVRDFRAATGRQVGVKPAGGIRTTKDAIKYLVLVNETAGPDWLHPDWFRLGASSLLNDLLMQRQKMATGRYAGPDYFTLD; translated from the coding sequence ATGACTACTCCGCTCGCGGAGGTCGCCTCCTCAAATTCGACGCTGCGGGCGTTCCTGCACGGCCTTCCCGGGGTCGACCGGGTCGGCGCGGACGCCCGCGCCGCGATGCTGGGCACGCGATCGATCAAGACGACCGCCAAGAAACAGGCCGTCGACATGGCCATCGGAATGGTCGACCTCACGACTCTGGAGGGCGCCGACACCCCCGGCAAGATCAGGGCGATGTGCGCCAAGGCCGTGCGGCCCGACCCCGGCGACGCCTCCGTGCCGCCGGTCGCCGCGGTCTGCGTCTACCCCGACCTGGTCGCGACGGCCGTGAGCGCCCTCGCCGGCTCGGGGGTGAAGGTCGCGTCGGTCGCCACGTCGTTCCCCAGCGGACGGTCCTCCCTGGAGGTGAAGGTCGCCGACACCTCACTCGCGGTGGCCGCGGGCGCGTCCGAGATCGACATGGTGATCGACCGCGGCGCGTTCCTCGCCGGCGATTACCTCAAGGTGTACGAGGAGATCGTCGCAATCAAGGAGGCCTGTGGCGACAGTCACCTCAAGGTGATCCTGGAGACCGGGGAGCTCGCGACGTACGACAACGTGCGGCGGGCCTCCTGGCTGGCGATGATCGCCGGAGCGGATTTCATCAAGACCTCGACCGGCAAGGTGTCGCCGGCCGCGACCCTCCCGGTGACGCTCGTCATGCTGGAGGCCGTGCGTGACTTCCGCGCCGCGACCGGCCGTCAGGTGGGCGTGAAGCCCGCGGGCGGCATCCGCACCACCAAGGACGCGATCAAATACCTGGTGCTCGTCAACGAGACCGCGGGGCCCGACTGGCTGCACCCCGACTGGTTCCGCCTGGGCGCCTCCTCGCTGCTGAACGACCTGCTCATGCAGCGACAGAAGATGGCCACCGGCCGGTACGCGGGTCCCGACTACTTCACGCTCGACTGA
- a CDS encoding aldehyde dehydrogenase family protein → MFEYAPAPESRDIVDIRPSYGLFINGEWVEPQGEERHKTVNPATEEVLAEVAWAGEADVDRAVQAAAKAFPLWSGMPGAERAKYLFRIARIIQERSRELAVLETLDNGKPIRESRDVDLPLVAAHFFYYAGWADKLAYSGFGPDPRPLGVAGQIIPWNFPLLMLAWKIAPALACGNTVVLKPAETTPLTALAFAEICRQAGLPPGVVNIVTGAGGTGAALVAHPGVDKVAFTGSTEVGRHIARSLAGTRKKLTLELGGKAANIVFEDAPIDQAVEGVVNGIFFNQGHVCCAGSRLLVQESIAAELLEALKRRLGTLRLGDPLDKNTDIGAINSAEQLARIRELSDAGEAEGAERWSPACPIPDRGYWFPPTLFTGVAQSHRIAREEIFGPVLSVLTFRTPAEAVEKANNTPYGLSAGVWTEKGSLMLWMASRLRAGVVWSNTFNRFDPASPFGGFKESGYGREGGRHGLEAYLAV, encoded by the coding sequence ATGTTCGAATACGCACCCGCGCCCGAGTCGCGGGACATCGTCGACATCCGGCCGTCGTACGGCCTTTTCATCAACGGCGAGTGGGTCGAGCCGCAGGGCGAGGAACGCCACAAGACCGTCAACCCGGCCACCGAGGAGGTGCTCGCGGAGGTCGCGTGGGCGGGGGAGGCCGACGTCGACCGCGCGGTCCAGGCCGCCGCCAAGGCGTTCCCCCTTTGGTCGGGCATGCCGGGCGCCGAGCGGGCCAAGTACCTGTTCCGGATCGCCCGGATCATTCAGGAGCGGTCGCGTGAGCTGGCCGTGCTGGAGACGCTCGACAACGGCAAGCCGATCCGCGAGTCGCGCGACGTCGACCTTCCGCTGGTCGCCGCCCACTTCTTCTACTACGCAGGCTGGGCCGACAAGCTGGCGTACAGCGGATTCGGCCCTGACCCCCGCCCGCTGGGGGTGGCCGGGCAGATCATCCCGTGGAACTTCCCGCTGCTCATGCTGGCCTGGAAGATCGCGCCCGCGCTGGCCTGCGGCAACACGGTCGTGCTCAAGCCCGCCGAGACCACGCCGCTGACCGCGCTCGCCTTCGCCGAGATCTGCCGGCAGGCCGGCCTGCCGCCGGGGGTCGTCAACATCGTCACCGGCGCGGGCGGGACCGGCGCCGCGCTCGTCGCCCACCCCGGGGTGGACAAGGTCGCCTTCACCGGCTCCACCGAGGTCGGCCGCCACATCGCGAGGAGCCTCGCGGGCACCCGCAAGAAGCTCACGCTGGAACTCGGCGGCAAGGCCGCCAACATCGTGTTCGAGGACGCCCCGATCGACCAGGCCGTCGAGGGCGTCGTCAACGGCATCTTCTTCAACCAGGGCCACGTCTGCTGCGCCGGATCGCGGCTGCTGGTGCAGGAGTCGATCGCCGCCGAGCTGCTGGAGGCCCTCAAGCGGCGTCTCGGCACGCTCAGGCTCGGCGACCCGCTGGACAAGAACACCGACATCGGCGCGATCAACTCGGCCGAGCAGCTCGCCAGGATCCGTGAGCTGTCGGACGCCGGGGAGGCGGAGGGCGCCGAGCGCTGGTCGCCCGCCTGCCCGATCCCGGACCGGGGATACTGGTTCCCGCCCACCCTGTTCACCGGCGTCGCCCAGTCGCACCGGATCGCCCGCGAGGAGATCTTCGGGCCGGTGCTGTCGGTGCTGACGTTCCGGACCCCCGCCGAGGCGGTGGAGAAGGCCAACAACACGCCGTACGGGCTGTCGGCGGGTGTGTGGACCGAGAAGGGCTCGCTCATGCTGTGGATGGCGTCCCGGCTGCGGGCGGGCGTCGTCTGGTCCAACACGTTCAACCGGTTCGACCCCGCCTCGCCGTTCGGCGGCTTCAAGGAGTCGGGGTACGGCCGCGAGGGCGGGCGGCACGGTCTGGAGGCCTACCTTGCGGTATGA
- a CDS encoding aldehyde dehydrogenase family protein — MSEQAARLAVRKTYKLFVGGAFPRSESGRSYAVTSSKGDFLANAARASRKDARDAVSAARKAFSGWSGATAYNRGQILYRIAEMLEGRRAQFAAEVVDADGVSAKKAGELVDAAVDRLVWYAGWSDKIGAVLGSANPVAGPYFNLSSPEPTGVVAVVAPPMGPLLGLVSVIAPVIVTGNTCVVVASERAPLPAITLAEVLATSDLPGGVVNILTGSAAEIAPWLAGHMDVNGVDLTGADPELAVTCEELAAENLKRVLRPPTGRVDWLADPGIERMSAFLETKTVWHPIGV; from the coding sequence ATGAGTGAGCAGGCCGCGCGGCTGGCCGTGCGCAAGACGTACAAGCTGTTCGTCGGCGGCGCGTTCCCGCGTTCGGAGAGCGGAAGGTCGTATGCCGTGACCTCCTCCAAGGGAGACTTCCTCGCCAACGCCGCCCGGGCCTCGCGCAAGGACGCCAGGGACGCCGTCTCGGCCGCCAGGAAGGCGTTCTCCGGGTGGTCGGGCGCCACGGCGTACAACAGGGGCCAGATCCTGTACCGGATCGCCGAGATGCTGGAGGGCCGGCGCGCGCAGTTCGCCGCCGAGGTCGTCGACGCCGACGGCGTCTCCGCGAAGAAGGCCGGCGAGCTGGTGGACGCGGCGGTCGACCGGCTGGTCTGGTACGCGGGCTGGTCCGACAAGATCGGAGCGGTCCTGGGGTCGGCCAACCCCGTCGCCGGGCCGTACTTCAACCTGTCGAGCCCGGAGCCGACCGGCGTGGTGGCCGTGGTCGCCCCGCCGATGGGCCCGCTGCTGGGCCTGGTCAGCGTGATCGCGCCGGTGATCGTGACCGGGAACACCTGCGTGGTCGTGGCCTCCGAGCGGGCGCCGCTGCCGGCGATCACGCTGGCCGAGGTGCTGGCGACCTCCGACCTGCCGGGCGGGGTGGTGAACATCCTCACCGGCTCGGCCGCCGAGATCGCTCCCTGGCTCGCGGGCCACATGGACGTCAACGGCGTCGACCTGACGGGCGCGGACCCCGAGCTGGCCGTCACGTGCGAGGAACTCGCCGCCGAGAACCTCAAGCGGGTGCTCCGGCCGCCGACCGGCCGCGTGGACTGGCTCGCCGACCCCGGCATCGAGCGGATGTCGGCGTTCCTGGAGACCAAGACCGTCTGGCACCCCATCGGCGTCTAA
- a CDS encoding PspC domain-containing protein, whose translation MYRSRQHKMIAGVCGGLAERWGISPTVVRVLFLLSCLLPGPQFVAYIIMWVIFPKAPAASAPGYGYSYDRR comes from the coding sequence ATGTACCGATCGAGACAGCACAAGATGATCGCCGGAGTCTGCGGCGGGCTCGCGGAGCGGTGGGGCATCTCGCCGACCGTCGTCCGCGTGCTGTTCCTGTTGTCGTGCCTGCTGCCCGGCCCCCAGTTCGTGGCCTACATCATCATGTGGGTGATCTTCCCCAAGGCCCCGGCCGCGTCCGCACCGGGCTACGGCTACTCGTACGACCGCAGGTAG
- the lipB gene encoding lipoyl(octanoyl) transferase LipB has translation MMRRRPLTLVQDDLVDYEKAMERMAALVEERQDDTRPDTLWLLSHPPVFTAGKRTLESHLPDPAAGIPVVPTGRGGQLTYHGPGQLVGYLVVKLATGEGVVDYIREVELRLVEALAALGVAAERRDTPPGSELLTGVWTRATGRKIVSIGMRASRSVTSHGFALNVEGDLTPWNLAIPCGMPDVEMTSVAHELGRASMEETRRAVATAFESS, from the coding sequence ATGATGCGGCGACGGCCCCTGACGCTGGTCCAGGACGACCTGGTCGACTACGAGAAGGCCATGGAACGCATGGCCGCCCTGGTCGAGGAACGGCAGGACGACACCCGGCCCGACACACTGTGGCTGCTGAGTCATCCGCCGGTCTTCACCGCCGGTAAGCGCACCCTGGAGTCCCACCTCCCCGACCCGGCGGCCGGCATCCCCGTGGTGCCGACCGGCCGCGGCGGCCAGCTCACCTATCACGGCCCCGGGCAGCTCGTGGGCTACCTGGTCGTGAAGCTGGCCACCGGCGAGGGCGTGGTCGACTACATCCGCGAGGTCGAGCTGCGTTTGGTGGAGGCTCTCGCCGCTCTCGGCGTCGCCGCCGAGCGGCGCGACACCCCACCGGGGTCGGAACTGCTGACCGGCGTGTGGACCAGGGCCACCGGCCGCAAGATCGTGTCCATCGGCATGCGGGCGAGCCGGTCGGTCACCAGCCACGGCTTCGCCCTCAACGTGGAGGGCGACCTCACGCCGTGGAACCTCGCGATCCCCTGCGGAATGCCGGACGTGGAGATGACGTCGGTCGCCCACGAGCTCGGCCGGGCCTCCATGGAGGAGACCCGCCGAGCCGTCGCCACCGCCTTCGAGTCCTCCTGA